The following coding sequences lie in one Peromyscus maniculatus bairdii isolate BWxNUB_F1_BW_parent chromosome 3, HU_Pman_BW_mat_3.1, whole genome shotgun sequence genomic window:
- the Sspn gene encoding sarcospan isoform X2, whose product MLCVSYQVDERTCVQFSMKVLYFLLSALGLMVCMLAVAFAAHHCSLLAQFTCETSLDSCLCKLPSSEPLSRTFVYRDVADCTSITGTFKLFLIIQMVLNLVCGLVCLLACFVMWKHRYQVFYVGVGLRSLMTSDGQQQKT is encoded by the exons ATGCTTTGTGTCTCATATCAAGTTGATGAGAGAACATGTGTCCAGTTCTCAATGAAA GTGCTCTACTTCCTGCTGAGTGCCCTGGGCCTGATGGTCTGCATGCTGGCCGTGGCGTTTGCCGCCCACCACTGTTCCCTGCTTGCACAGTTTACCTGTGAGACCTCCCTCGATTCTTGCCTGTGCAAACTGCCTTCCTCGGAGCCTCTCAGCAGGACCTTTGTTTACCGGGATGTGGCTGACTGTACCAGCATCACTGGCACATTCAAATTGTTCTTAATTATCCAGATGGTTCTAAACCTGGTCTGTGGCCTTGtgtgcttgctggcttgctttgtGATGTGGAAACACAGGTACCAGgtcttttatgtgggtgttgggctACGCTCCCTGATGACTTCTGATggacaacaacaaaagacctaA